The genomic region GCCGTCCGTCGGGTGACTCTTCAGGCTCGAGATGGACAGTTTCTGATTACGCGCAAACAGCCCGTCAACAGTATAGTCTTGGGCGGGGAGAAGACTGGTAgcggggagggtgaggcgTGTGAGTGCACTGCGTGCGCGCGGGTCCCAGAACTCGACGGTGCCGCCCCCATCCAAACCAAACGACCACAGTCCGTGTCGAGGATTCACGTCGAGGCAgttgacgccgtcgacgtcggcgcccGCCCACTGCCCAACATTCAAGGGGGTCATATAccgcccctcctcgaggttgaagcGAAACACCTCCGTACCGGTACATGCTACGAGCGCGTCAGCGCTGGGCGAGTGATATCCCAGAGCGCGTCCGTAGATGGGCAGGCGGATGGTATGGTGCAGCCCGCCCTGGGTGTGGAGCTGCAACGAGCGATCGCGCTGCAGGTGGAGCGACTTGGTCCAGTCGTCCGAGAGCATCTGGCGTTAGTTGACCACTTGTTTGGAAACGCCAGATGGTCACTCACAACAAAGTCGACATTCTCCGCATCCGTCACACGCTCAAACTTCTCAGTAAGCTGTTCAAGGTCCCACACCTTGATCATGGGCTTGTATGTCCCAGTAGCGATGGCATGCAACCCGTCCCTCGTCGTGCGGATCTTGATCCCCGCAGCGGGAAAGTTGAAGTCCTGGAtcagctcgagctggccgagcGTGTGCTGCGTCTTGACCCGCTTCTTGTGTCCGTGGGCGTCTCGCTTCGGTCGCGCCTTGACAGTCACCCAAGACGGTAGAGCCGCCGCGCtagtcgacgacggcccGTTGACCGTGTAGACTTTTGGGAAGGCCATGGTGTTGATGATACTACAAAGTAGTCGatgatgttgatgttgtTACGATCCGAAATCTTCAATCTTCAATGAGCGGCGACGGGGTCAAATTTCCCGGAGCCCCAGACTCGACTTGGACTCTCCCACCCACGGCAATGACAAACGCAAGCGTTCTTGCACTCTTCCATGTTCTAGCTCCTCTCTCCAGCAAGCAATGTCGCGCCTCTTAcccggcctcggcgcgctgcgcTGTGCCATCCGCCGACCCATATCCGTCATCCGCGCTCGTCCGctctcaagctcgcccGCCACGTCAAAGCCACGCCTCACCCCTTCGACCTCGCTACTCACGAATGAACGCGTCAACGCCCTCTGGGCGCGGCAGCCGCACCCCTCTGCTCCACCTGCTAGCATGACCCACCGCTTCCTCCATCGCGccttctcttcctcccccctcGGCCGGATTCGGGACCACTACAACCGCTCCTCCGGCAACGGACgtccccctccccgccccgGCGTGCTCGACATGATCCGCGCCCGTGTGAACCGCTGGAACCCTCTGCATGTCGTGTACATCATCATGGCACTTAACGCGATTGTCTTCCTGGCTTGGCAGTACGCCATTTCCTCATGGGTACGTCTTCCCTCCTTTGGATCCTCCATCAGTTGTGTCTGATGGTAGCAACGGTTCCGCGACCCGTCCCTCTACAACTGGATGTGGAAGAACTTTATCCTCTGCATGCCCAACATCACCGAAGGGCGGATTTGGACTCTGGTCACGAGCACTTTCTCTCAGATGAGCACAGCGCACATCTTCTTCAACATGCTCGGCCTGTACTTTATGGCTCCAGCGGTGGCGGGGTGAGTACCTTTCCCCACAAGTCTGACCCCAGTCTTCTTGGCGCTTTCAACTTCCTAGGACTGTATATTGGCGGCGGACTGTTTGCCGGTATCTGCTCACTCGCGTACCAGACATTCAACACTAACAAGACTCGTCGCATTGGGGGGTCCGAAGGCGCCAGCGGAGCCATCTACGCTTGCCTCGCGTTCTACGGCACCATCTTCCCACAGGCAACTTTCCtgctcttcttcatcaTTCCAGCGCGTGCGTGGATGGTCGTTGGCGGCTTGTTCGCGGTGAGTGCTTCACTCACTAGCTACGGTTGGCCTACATAGCTAGCTGGCAATACCCAAAGCTCAACCGCCTCTGTAACCGTGCTAACACCAAGTGGGACTTCTGGCAGGCCATCACCTCGCGCCAAGGTCTGACCGACTCCGCTGGCCACGCTGGCGGCATCGCGTtcggcgtcgcgtcggCTCTCTACGCTCGTCACAAGTATCTTGGCTCGTGGCGCCGCGGGTTCCGCATGTAGACAAGCTTACAGACACTTCTCCAATGCATCGCTCACTATTGTCCAGGACTGGGCTGGTGACCGCTGTGCCAGTCACTGGATCTTGCAGAGCTAACCATTATCCTCACCGCCCATTCGCAACAACCGCCACACAGCACAACCCGCTGTCCTATCCATGCATGCGTATCCTAGTCTATACAGAGGCTAGTCCTTCTTGTCCGCCTCACCGCTCAGTGTTGGGCTGGGCGTCTTGGTCGGAGACGAGAGGCCCttggtcggcgacggcgtccgCGGCTTCTGTTGCGCCTCGGGGCGGCCCGCCTTGGACGGGCTCGGAGAGCGGCTCGCCTTGACGGGACTCGGCGTCCGGCTCTTcttcggcgacggcgagcgcacaGCCATCCCCGCGACACCAGCAGTAACTccatcgacgtcgcgctcgaccatAACGCCCGAGCCCTCGCtgtccagctcctcgaacAGGCCGCGGTCCTCGTCCGGCGACCCGATGGTGGCGGCAACCTTCTTGCGGccctcagcctcgagctcggccttccACTTCTTGGAGATAGGGCCTGCAAGTGTCGGGTTGTACGAGCGCGCCAtgagcgccgcctcgggcAGGCGGTCAGTCGATGCCAGCAACTCGATGCAGCTGGCACTGTCGCCCAGCTGCAAGTATGCCGCAAACGCAATGTTGTTCTGGCCCTTCTCCACTGCTGCCTTCGCCAGGCGCTGCAGTCCATCCCGGTCGGCAAGAGAAGTGTAGAGCAGCAGAAGAGCGGCCAGGTCCTTGGACTTCTCGAACGCCTCCTGCGCCAGGTCGAGCTGCCATgccgcgagcgccttgtCACCAACCACCTTCCACTTGGTCTCGGAACCGGCCtcgggcgaggcgcgcacgAGTGAGAGTGCAGTCTCGAGGTCGTTAATTCCGATGGCAAGGTCGAACTTGTGGTCCGGGTCTGTCGACACCTGCAGCGCAAGCTCCTTGAGGTCTGCTGTCAGGTAGGGCATGGTAAGTTTAACTCACCCTGCACTTCGAGGAAGCGTGCGATGCGGTTGCGCTGGTCGGCCGGGATGCTGGGGAGGATgcgctcagcctcctccatGTCGCCACGAAGGATGGCCGTCTGGTACTCGACAACGGTAAGCGACAGCGCGTAGCTGTAGATGTTCAtgtccttgtcggcgacATAGATGCGGTTGTGGGACGGGAGGtagccgaggaggaagatACTCGTGTCAAAGTGGTTGATGACGCTCGACTGGTCGCCGATGAGGTAGCTGAGGCGGTTGGCCGAGTTGGTGTAGATGAAGCAGTCACCGATCCACTTGCACGTCTTGACCTGCtcagcgacgtcggcgacaaTGTCAaacgcctcctcgacgccctcgtcaccgaCAATCTCGCCCGAGTCAAGCACCTGAGCGTACGCGTCGCGGTCAAAGCGCAGAACGTAGAACGAGTCCTCGGTGGTGATTgcaacgagctcgcccgACTGCGACCAGGCGACGTTGgtggcgtcgacctcgataCGGCGGACGACAGCCCCGGTCTCCCAGTCCCAGAACATGACAAAGCCCGAGCCGCGCGCCGCAAGCAGTGGCCCACCGTGGATGCCCTCGACCGCCCACGAACCCGACGACTTGATcaggccgacgcgctccttgAAGCTGCGGTAGACACGGATTTTGGacttgccctcgaggacagCATACGTGTTCGAGTCGGACGCCCAGGCGAACGAGGTACCGCTACCAAACGCCTTGTTGCGCCACGCGAGCGCAGTGTAGATAATGTACTCGCCGTCACCGCAGACGGTTACGAAGCGCCCGTTGGGCGAGTGCTGGAGCGAGGTGGGGTAGACCTCGGTCGTGCCCATCTCacggagagggagggagaggcgcTGGCCATCCTCAATCTCATCCttctcgccgagctggccaaCGTTGGCGGTGAGGACCTCGGTGTTACGAGCGTAAACGACCTTTCCTGACGCGTCCATCGACACTGAGGGCTCGTCActgccgagcttgagcacAACGGCACCCTCGTCAAAGCCAACGGCGATCTCATTACCGGTCTTACGGTACGCAATGCACCACgcacgctcgaggccgtAGTTGAGCGTGTTCTCGAGACGGTACGTGGACGAGTGCCAGATCTTGATGGTGCCGTCCTCGGAGCCCGAGACGATGATGGGAAGCGAGGGGTGGAAGATGGCGAACGACACGTTGGCGGTGTGGCCCTCGAGGGTCTGGACGCACGACTTGGCGTGGTAGTCCCAGATCTTGACGAGACGATCGTCACCCGTCGTGACAATGTACGGGCGGTCACCTCCGTGGTAGTAGTCGACGTAGTTGACACCCTTCTcgtgcgcctcgagggAGAAGTTGGGGACCGGGCTGCCAAGGGACCACACCTTGACGGTGTGGTCGAGACATGCTGACGCAAAGGTCTGCGGGTCTTTGGGGTTGATAGCGAGCGCCATAATGTAGTGGGTGTGGCCCTCGAAGATCTGGACGCAGCGCCATCCCTTGTCCCAGTCCCAGCACTTGATCGTCATGTCGTCCGAACCAGTAAGTACCAGGCTGAGCGTGGGATGCACAGTCAAACAGCGGATATAGTCTGGGTGCGCCTCGAACGAGGTCACCTTCTCTCCAGTCGAGATGTTGTACACGCGGAGCTGGAAGTCATCCGAACCTGACACGAACTGACGTTAGCTCAAAgagagcgacgagctcacCCAGTTCTTGCGCGCAATGTATTTAACGCAGCGCACTGGAACATCGGTCACCTCGAACGTCTTGATGTCGGTCTGCGTCTCATAGTTCCAGATCTTGACCTGGCCGTTGCTGCCGTTAGCGGAGTTGCTGCAGCCACGCACTAGAGACCGCAGATGACATGAGGCTCGGTAGGGTGAAAGTCGACCGATTTGACCCGGTCAGACCTTgcgaggagcttgcgctggatgtcgaggagcaTCGGCTACGCGTCAGTCGGATGTGTCACCGGGACACGTACCATCTTGAGCTATTTTCTCGGCGGTCACAGGCGGGGAAAGGGAGCGGTGCACCGTCACTAGTTcgggacgcggcggcgcggttTATAAGGGTAGTGAGGCCgaggggaagagagagagggagaagatGGTGTTGTGGAGATGACTTGTTGAGGTGTTCTGAATCCGGGCTGGAGATGTTAACGTGGTGAGGCCAGCGAGGCGCGTTCATTGAGCCGTGCCTGATATTTACCTCCGTGTggcacctcctccacttgaCCATCCAGGAAGCCGCCATCTACATCTGCTGGCAACTGGCGATGCCAGCTAACGCCAGATGTATGCATGGTAGCCTGGTGATCGGGTATGCTGACGACCCTCATCATGATGCAGAGGGCACATCGCGAAACACAAAATAGTTGAGCTGACCCTTGACACTTGATACTTGACAAACAGTCCTGCTCCTTCCCAGCCACCAGCTCCCGACTCGAACCCGCCAACAACATTACAAGCACGATGCGAGAGATATGGCATACCTCTACTACCAAGCCCTCCTGACGCGACAGCTCTTGCCGGCCAGTCTCTACACCTACATGCCCACGACTACGACTAGCTtagtcgagctcgatggcgttctcgtcggcggcagcagcggccTTCTTGCCACGCTGCTTGGCCGCGAACTCCTTGGGGGGGTTGGCGGAAACGCGGTTGGCGCGGGTGAGGGCCGAGATGCGGGCAACGGCGGCCTGGTGTTAGTGTATCCCAACAGCACTGGAAAGCCCGCGCACGTGCAGCGCGCGCGGGCAGGAAAGTCGGGGAATGATTTCGCAGACCTAATACGCTCCGCCTTCATGAGGTAGTCCGGGGAGTTCTAAGCGCGGCTGCTGTATGGGGTGTAGTGAGGTGGAAAGACTTACGTGACGGAGGTCAGCGCGGAAGCCCTTGGTGGCGGTCTCGACGGCAGCGATCTTGTTCGCGCGGCGGGGGCCGGTCGAGCGGCGGAGGGTGGTCGACTTGCGGGCCGAcgcgaccttgccgccgtTGGCAACGGTCTTGGTGACCGAGATGGCACCGTCGGCGTTGGCCGAGATGTCGATCACCTTGTTGTTGGCGAGGCCAGAGTACTTGCCCGAGTGGatgttgaggaggttgccCTGCGTGTGAGCGTTTGCGCGAGCGGAAGTGCCAATACGCGTGGACATCGGCATCGACAGAACAACAGGGCGGCACGGACTGGGCGTATCTGGGCGTCTCCACATCTCCCTACGTGCGCCTCTCGCACTGCTGGATCTAGATGTCTGGGCAGTTCCAGACCTCTCGAACTGGTGCAAGCAGGCTGGTCTGCACAGttctccatctcgatgCAGAGCGTACTCGGAGCAGCAGCACTTCCCCCTTCTGTCTGCCCATATTTCTCTCACACCGGCTCTTCTTCCCGAGGTTGTCCCTGCCCATCTTCCAAAGACGCCCAGTCTCCTCTCAGCCTGTCCAATTTCGTCCTGCCATTGACGATGCCAATATTCCGCGCGATCGATTTTTCGGCGATTCTCACCTTCTCCGACGAGAAGACGGGGCCGTTCTGCGCAGGGCGCATGAACGAGTTCCACTTGCGGATAACGAGCCACTGGAGGTCGGCCGACATTTTGTGTGAGTGTTGAGGgatggaggtcgtcgcTACACCAGGCTTGAACCAAACTCTGGGACCATGGAACTTGCGACTCTGGAACAGACCAAACTGACTAAACTCCGAAATCCCGAAACTCACCTAAAACTGAAATAGCCCCCCACGTGGTTGTGGCAAATTCAGTCGTTCACCTAACGTCCATTCCAACCAGACGTGACAGATCTCTTGCCGACGCGGTACTTTTTTGTTCATCTTCCATCAATTAGGAATGAATTAAGTGATGATGTTTAAATATTAATGAATCCGATCCGTTGATTATGGATTACGGTTAGATATAATATAGCATAGTAACCGCCAGGTTTGAATCAGGAACGGGCGGATCTACAATGTTGGACACGGGAAGGGAAGGTAGTTGTTTctgggtggaggggtgggcTTGTACTAGCCTGCCAATTGCCTGTGCCGCTggctggctgctggctggctgctggctggctgctggctggctgATGCTGGAATTACGAGTCGAACGGTGAACGGACCATTGTGCTCATCACacacctccatctcctttCCTTTATCTGTTCATGCTCATCCGCCCACTTCAGGCATTCTTCAGAGCAtcttcccctctcctccgcccaAACAAACACATTACCCACTACCCTCCGCGCTTCCTCGTAGCTGCGCGCCCCTACTCCTCCCACAACAACCCCCGCACCTCGCGCAGACCCTTCCCTACCATGGCTGCCGTCTCCGACAACGATATCATTGCGCGTCTCGGCAAGCTGAGCATCTCGGCCCCTGAGGTGCTCAAgcacgccgccgtctcTGGCGGTGCCGAGtggcgcgccgagctcgacaaggccgGTAAGGCCGGTGTTCCCCTCACCAAGACTGTGAGTTTAGCTCCGACCGTTGCTCGGACTTTGGACACGACCTTCCCCCTTGGAGCTCGGCCCCTCACTCCCCCCCGCGCTGGCTAACACTAGCTCCTTTTCAAGCCCAAGCAGCCCAAGAGCGCTGAGCCCACCCCCGTCCTCGTTATCGCCAAGGAGGAAACCGAGACTTCGTCCGGTGCGATCGGCGGTGCCCTTGGCCTCAAGGACCTTCGGCTTGCCAACGAGGACCTCATCAAGCAGGTCGTCCCCTCTGCCGCGtccaaggacgacgtcTCCGCGCTCCCCCTTCCCGCCCCCgttccctccaccctcttcgtcgtcctcgactcggccctcgcctcgtcgtctgacGCGTTCGCCCTCCACCTCACCTCGTCAGCTTCGACCGTGCTTCTGAAGGGCACTGAAATCAAGGCCTACCTCCAGTCGCTGACCGCTACCCCCGACGCTGTGCGGGTCCTTGACtttgccgagctcaaggccaacgCCCCCGCTCCCGTTGCCCGCGCTCCtaaggagaagaaggaggctgcgcccaagaaggaggttcccaagaaggacgacgacctctACGAGATGGCTATCCAGTacaagaaggacgaggacttCCCGGGCTGGTACACCGACGTGCTCATCAAGGGTGAGATGCTCGACTACTACGACATCTCGGGCTGCTACATTCTCCGCCCCCCTTCGTACCACATCTGGCAGGACGTTACGGC from Cutaneotrichosporon cavernicola HIS019 DNA, chromosome: 2 harbors:
- the SEC27 gene encoding uncharacterized protein (The coatomer is a cytosolic protein complex that binds to dilysine motifs and reversibly associates with Golgi non- clathrin-coated vesicles, which further mediate biosynthetic protein transport from the ER, via the Golgi up to the trans Golgi network. Coatomer complex is required for budding from Golgi membranes, and is essential for the retrograde Golgi-to-ER transport of dilysine-tagged proteins) encodes the protein MPMLLDIQRKLLARSDRVKSVDFHPTEPHVICGLYNGQVKIWNYETQTDIKTFEVTDVPVRCVKYIARKNWFVSGSDDFQLRVYNISTGEKVTSFEAHPDYIRCLTVHPTLSLVLTGSDDMTIKCWDWDKGWRCVQIFEGHTHYIMALAINPKDPQTFASACLDHTVKVWSLGSPVPNFSLEAHEKGVNYVDYYHGGDRPYIVTTGDDRLVKIWDYHAKSCVQTLEGHTANVSFAIFHPSLPIIVSGSEDGTIKIWHSSTYRLENTLNYGLERAWCIAYRKTGNEIAVGFDEGAVVLKLGSDEPSVSMDASGKVVYARNTEVLTANVGQLGEKDEIEDGQRLSLPLREMGTTEVYPTSLQHSPNGRFVTVCGDGEYIIYTALAWRNKAFGSGTSFAWASDSNTYAVLEGKSKIRVYRSFKERVGLIKSSGSWAVEGIHGGPLLAARGSGFVMFWDWETGAVVRRIEVDATNVAWSQSGELVAITTEDSFYVLRFDRDAYAQVLDSGEIVGDEGVEEAFDIVADVAEQVKTCKWIGDCFIYTNSANRLSYLIGDQSSVINHFDTSIFLLGYLPSHNRIYVADKDMNIYSYALSLTVVEYQTAILRGDMEEAERILPSIPADQRNRIARFLEVQDLKELALQVSTDPDHKFDLAIGINDLETALSLVRASPEAGSETKWKVVGDKALAAWQLDLAQEAFEKSKDLAALLLLYTSLADRDGLQRLAKAAVEKGQNNIAFAAYLQLGDSASCIELLASTDRLPEAALMARSYNPTLAGPISKKWKAELEAEGRKKVAATIGSPDEDRGLFEELDSEGSGVMVERDVDGVTAGVAGMAVRSPSPKKSRTPSPVKASRSPSPSKAGRPEAQQKPRTPSPTKGLSSPTKTPSPTLSGEADKKD
- a CDS encoding uncharacterized protein (Ribosomal L28e protein family), whose translation is MSADLQWLVIRKWNSFMRPAQNGPVFSSEKGNLLNIHSGKYSGLANNKVIDISANADGAISVTKTVANGGKVASARKSTTLRRSTGPRRANKIAAVETATKGFRADLRHAAVARISALTRANRVSANPPKEFAAKQRGKKAAAAADENAIELD
- a CDS encoding uncharacterized protein (Rhomboid family) is translated as MSRLLPGLGALRCAIRRPISVIRARPLSSSPATSKPRLTPSTSLLTNERVNALWARQPHPSAPPASMTHRFLHRAFSSSPLGRIRDHYNRSSGNGRPPPRPGVLDMIRARVNRWNPLHVVYIIMALNAIVFLAWQYAISSWQRFRDPSLYNWMWKNFILCMPNITEGRIWTLVTSTFSQMSTAHIFFNMLGLYFMAPAVAGLLGAFNFLGLYIGGGLFAGICSLAYQTFNTNKTRRIGGSEGASGAIYACLAFYGTIFPQATFLLFFIIPARAWMVVGGLFAWDFWQAITSRQGLTDSAGHAGGIAFGVASALYARHKYLGSWRRGFRM